From Candidatus Methylomirabilis lanthanidiphila:
TGGCCGTGATCAGCAACCGCCTGGGTCAGGGCAATGTTCACCAGGCCCGGCTCTACCACGGCGCGTTGATTTGCAAGATCGATCTCCAATAGCCGATTCATGCGATTGAGCCCGATCATTACCCCGCCGGCGACGGCAATGGCGCCACCCGACAACCCGGTTCCCGCTCCACGCGGTACGAAGGGGAGCTGCTCCCTGTCGCAGAACTTCACCACCTCGACAACCTGCTCTGTGCTGTCCGGAAGGACCACCACATCGGGCCGGGCCTTCTCCAGAAAGGTCATCCCGTCACACTCGTAGACGGTCAATTCATCCGGGTCTGAGATGACCCACTCGCGGCCCACGATGGCCGCCAGTTCCTTAATGATCCGAGGCTTATCCATGTGCTTCCCGACCCTCATCCGAAATCCCCCTTTGCCCCCCTTTTGAAAAGGGGGGTACGGGAGGATTTTCACCGTGCCCCACACCCTCTACTAGATGCCTCCTACGAAACGACCCGGATTGAGCAGCCGTTGGGGATCGAGCTGGCGCTTCAATTCCCGCATCAGAGCCAGGGTATTGCCGATCGGGCCCCACACATCGACGACGGCCTTGATCGGTGACGGCGCCGACAGGATCACCAGACTCCCACCATGGCGTACGACCCAGTGCCGAAGATCTTCGATCCCCTTCGCAAGGGAGATCGGATCTCGCACCGCCGCACCCGGAGCGCTCCTCCAGGACAGCCTGACGATCCCGCACCCGGCCTCAGCGATGGCAGCCGACTCCAGGCCGAGATTCCTGGCAAGCGTCTCAGCGTAGCCGATCGTGTCGATCACCTGGGTCGGCAGCACACTCGCCTTCAACGTGACCCAGGACCGACCATCGCCGCTCGCTGAAGGAAAATCGCAGACAGCCTGCCACAAACTATCTTGCGCGCTCCCCTCGACGAGGAATCCTGCCGCCGCCCCCTCCCGCTCGCAGAGCTGCCTGATGGCTGCGATCTGAGCATCCACCGCCTCCGACACACTGCTCACCGACATTGCCAACGCGACGGCCCCCGCCGGAACGTCGCAGCCGGCCTGCCTGCCAACCGATTGCGCCGCAATGGACGAGAGCAGCTCAACCCTGGTGCAGATGATGGTCGAATGGAGAACCTGAGCCAGCGCGCGGGCAGCCGTTTCGCCCGCCGGACACAACGCCATCCAGGTTCGCTCTACGGCGGGCAACGGATAGAGCTTGAAGGTGGCCTCGAGAATAATACCAAGCGTCCCCAGCGAGCCGATGTAAAGTTTGTTCATATCGTACCCGCTGACACTCTTGACTACCTTTGCGCCGCCCTTCGTGATGGTGCCGTCGGCATGGACGACGCGAATTCCGATGACCAGGTCGCGGGCGGTTCCATGCCGGTGCCGCCACGGGCCGCTGGAATTCGTGGCAAGGATACCCCCAATGGTCCTCCGCTCGCAGCGGGCCGGATCGAAGGGGAGAAACTGGCCGCTGCGGTGAAGAGACGCCTGAACCTCGCGAAGCGGAATCCCGGCCTGGACAGTTGCCGTCAGATCGCCCGGTTCGTGATCGACGATCCGGTTCAGTCTCGTGAGCCCAACAACCAGATCGACCTTTGCAGGAATGCCTCCGAGACCGATCGTTGTTCCGCTTCCCCACGGTACGACCGAAAGCCCATCAGACGACGCGAGCCGCATGATCTCGGAAAGTTCTTGCGCGTCTCCGGGAAAGACGACCGCCTGCGGAACTCGGTCATCGACGGCGTATAGGGCGCGGGACTCTCCTGCCAAGACATGATCTGCCTCGACAATCCCAGCCAGCCGTCCGGTCAGAAGTTCAACGTTCAAGGTTCAACGTTCGACGTGCAAGGTTCAACGTTCGACGTGCAAGGTTTTCAACCTCGAACCTTGAACGTTGAACATTGAACTGTTCACCCTACAACGCGCTTTCATTCTGCATCAGGCGGAGTGCAGCCTCGAAGGCCAGGATGGTCTTCTCGATGTCCTCATTCGAGTGGGCTGCCGAGACCCACCCATGGAAAAGAGGAAAATCGACGCCGTGCAGGATCAGCGCGCACCGCATCCGGTGATAGGCCTCCTGGTTCGGGTGATCCATGAGGAGATGGTGGTCAGGTTGACAGGCGGGTTGGTCGAGGACGAGGCCATGACGACGAGGCTGGAGGAAGAGATTGATGATTGATGATTCACCATAGACGCAGGCGTCTACCCCGAGTTGCGCGATGAC
This genomic window contains:
- a CDS encoding FAD-binding protein translates to MNVELLTGRLAGIVEADHVLAGESRALYAVDDRVPQAVVFPGDAQELSEIMRLASSDGLSVVPWGSGTTIGLGGIPAKVDLVVGLTRLNRIVDHEPGDLTATVQAGIPLREVQASLHRSGQFLPFDPARCERRTIGGILATNSSGPWRHRHGTARDLVIGIRVVHADGTITKGGAKVVKSVSGYDMNKLYIGSLGTLGIILEATFKLYPLPAVERTWMALCPAGETAARALAQVLHSTIICTRVELLSSIAAQSVGRQAGCDVPAGAVALAMSVSSVSEAVDAQIAAIRQLCEREGAAAGFLVEGSAQDSLWQAVCDFPSASGDGRSWVTLKASVLPTQVIDTIGYAETLARNLGLESAAIAEAGCGIVRLSWRSAPGAAVRDPISLAKGIEDLRHWVVRHGGSLVILSAPSPIKAVVDVWGPIGNTLALMRELKRQLDPQRLLNPGRFVGGI